In one window of Posidoniimonas corsicana DNA:
- a CDS encoding 3-ketoacyl-ACP reductase, with the protein MPTHDKPVALVTGGSRGIGYGIAQALAAEGMSLVINGRRPEADIADALDGLKPAETLYCQADISDLDDHARMIDAIRERFGRLDVLVNNAGVAPDVRADLLDATPESFDRLIRINLRGPYFLTQAVARWMIEQRGADADRRPSIINVSSISAVVASTNRGDYCISKAGVGMSTQLWAARLGEHGIPVYEVRPGVIKTDMTAGVADKYDKLIAEGLTIEPRWGVPEDIGRAVATLASGGLSYATGNVLYIDGGLAAPRL; encoded by the coding sequence ATGCCGACTCACGACAAGCCCGTCGCGCTGGTGACCGGCGGCAGCCGCGGCATCGGCTACGGCATCGCCCAGGCGCTCGCCGCGGAGGGGATGAGCCTGGTGATCAACGGCCGCCGCCCTGAGGCGGACATCGCCGACGCGCTCGACGGCCTGAAGCCTGCCGAGACGCTCTACTGCCAGGCCGACATCAGCGACCTGGACGACCACGCCCGCATGATCGACGCCATCCGCGAGCGTTTTGGCCGGCTGGACGTGCTGGTCAACAACGCCGGCGTCGCGCCCGACGTGCGGGCCGACCTGCTGGACGCCACGCCCGAGTCGTTCGACCGGCTGATCCGGATCAACCTCCGCGGCCCGTACTTCCTGACGCAGGCGGTCGCGCGGTGGATGATCGAGCAACGCGGGGCCGACGCCGACCGGCGGCCGTCGATCATCAACGTGTCGTCGATTAGCGCGGTGGTCGCGTCGACCAACCGTGGCGACTACTGTATCAGCAAGGCGGGCGTCGGCATGTCGACCCAGTTGTGGGCTGCACGGCTCGGCGAGCACGGCATCCCGGTCTACGAGGTCCGCCCCGGCGTGATCAAGACCGACATGACCGCGGGTGTGGCAGACAAGTACGACAAGCTGATTGCTGAGGGGCTCACGATCGAGCCGCGCTGGGGCGTGCCGGAAGACATCGGGCGCGCGGTCGCCACCCTGGCCTCCGGCGGCCTCAGCTACGCCACCGGGAACGTGCTGTACATCGACGGCGGGCTCGCCGCGCCGCGGCTCTGA
- a CDS encoding DUF1559 domain-containing protein, protein MFVTFLVARAPRRLARAFTLVELLVVIAIIGVLIALLLPAVQSARESARRMHCANNLKQIGLSIHNYASTHKAFPASDHIQFPDNCNSGSCRGAPMWMTLLPYLEDSAIEGSYDKSTVMGTNTLVGNDDPLTKIVIDLYKCPSVSMWEDLPERRDYYGVRGQDVNRQPRHADGLFVMAQVTKPGKITDGLSHSLAAGEAIHGDRYGKPDIFYNTASGGATPWIWGGNCNRGTAKNPCSGGQRTRRSARSTKFPINSVLDPIGGQYDQVPFGSEHPGGAQFVWADGHVSFIEESIGTDLYQAYGSIAQADQTL, encoded by the coding sequence GTGTTCGTTACTTTTCTAGTCGCGCGTGCACCGCGGCGTCTTGCCCGCGCGTTCACGCTGGTCGAGTTGCTGGTGGTGATCGCCATCATCGGTGTGCTGATTGCGTTGCTGCTGCCGGCGGTGCAGTCGGCGCGCGAGTCGGCTCGGCGGATGCACTGCGCCAACAACCTGAAACAGATCGGGCTCTCGATTCACAACTACGCGTCCACCCACAAGGCGTTCCCCGCAAGCGACCACATCCAGTTCCCGGACAACTGCAACAGCGGCTCCTGCCGGGGCGCCCCGATGTGGATGACCCTGCTCCCCTACCTGGAAGACAGCGCCATCGAAGGCAGCTACGACAAGTCAACCGTCATGGGCACCAACACCCTGGTCGGCAACGACGACCCGCTCACTAAGATCGTCATCGACCTCTACAAGTGCCCCTCGGTATCGATGTGGGAAGACCTGCCGGAGCGGCGCGACTACTACGGCGTCCGGGGGCAAGATGTTAACCGGCAGCCCAGGCACGCCGACGGCCTGTTCGTCATGGCGCAGGTCACCAAGCCCGGCAAGATCACCGACGGCTTGTCCCACTCACTCGCCGCCGGCGAGGCGATCCACGGCGACCGCTACGGCAAGCCCGACATCTTCTACAACACCGCTTCGGGCGGAGCAACGCCCTGGATCTGGGGCGGCAACTGCAACCGGGGCACCGCCAAGAACCCCTGCTCCGGCGGGCAGCGGACGCGGCGTTCCGCCCGGTCCACCAAGTTCCCCATCAACTCGGTTCTCGACCCCATCGGCGGCCAGTACGACCAGGTGCCTTTCGGGAGCGAGCACCCCGGCGGCGCCCAGTTCGTGTGGGCGGACGGGCACGTGAGCTTCATCGAAGAGTCGATTGGCACCGACCTCTATCAGGCCTACGGGTCGATCGCGCAAGCCGATCAGACGCTGTAG
- a CDS encoding Na/Pi cotransporter family protein yields MNLSSLTQLVFELVGGLGIFLLGMKHMSEGMQAVAGSSLRRMISAVTSNRLLAILVGVVVTCVVQSSSITTVMVVGFVNSGVMALSQAVGVIMGANIGTTITGWILVLKIGKYGLPLLGAAAFVYLFSRGDRWRYWAMAIMGIGMVFFGLELMKDACGIIKENPDFESWFHRFRADDYIGVMTCALMGCLLTTLVQSSSATLGITISLAFQGVISYETAAALVLGENIGTTITALLASLGATTNARRAAYFHVLFNLAGVFWVTLVFQWYIGLVQWVVDLDVAKEVIVDGNATFPNTTAAIAATHSIFNIANVLLFLPFVPMLVRLLERVVPSKNFKEKPHLTDLDVRMLDTPALAIEQSRTELERMGDGCEKMLQWLATLREQDEPDKQLANRLKRREQVLDSIQDEIAVYITNLLSGNVPHTVADEARRQLRMADEYESVSDYIADLDKFDYKLRRDGHRFTPEQQAALNSLNGEVVEHLAKINVALEHDNRNVLVEVAPAAKRIRTHIKQVRRQHLDDLSQGGVPPLVSVAVMASLNAYSRILDHTHNIAEAVSGEK; encoded by the coding sequence TTGAACCTTTCTTCACTGACCCAGCTCGTGTTCGAGCTGGTTGGCGGCCTGGGCATCTTTCTGCTGGGCATGAAGCACATGTCCGAGGGCATGCAGGCCGTGGCGGGCAGCAGCCTGCGGCGGATGATAAGTGCGGTTACCAGTAACAGGCTGCTGGCGATCCTGGTGGGTGTTGTGGTTACGTGCGTCGTGCAGTCGAGCTCGATCACCACGGTAATGGTGGTGGGCTTCGTCAACAGCGGCGTGATGGCCCTCAGCCAGGCGGTTGGCGTGATCATGGGGGCCAACATCGGCACCACCATCACCGGCTGGATCTTGGTGCTCAAGATCGGCAAATACGGCCTGCCACTTTTGGGAGCGGCCGCGTTTGTGTACTTATTCTCGCGTGGCGACCGCTGGCGCTACTGGGCGATGGCGATCATGGGCATCGGCATGGTGTTCTTCGGCCTGGAGCTGATGAAGGACGCCTGCGGGATTATCAAGGAGAACCCGGACTTCGAGAGCTGGTTCCACCGTTTCCGGGCCGACGACTACATCGGCGTGATGACCTGCGCGCTGATGGGGTGCCTGCTGACTACCCTGGTGCAGTCCTCTTCGGCGACGCTCGGCATCACGATCTCGCTGGCGTTCCAGGGGGTGATCTCCTACGAGACAGCCGCCGCGTTGGTGTTGGGGGAGAACATCGGCACCACGATTACGGCGCTCTTGGCGTCGCTTGGCGCCACCACCAACGCCCGGCGCGCCGCTTACTTCCACGTGCTGTTCAACCTGGCGGGCGTGTTTTGGGTGACGCTCGTCTTCCAGTGGTACATCGGGCTAGTGCAGTGGGTGGTGGACCTGGATGTTGCGAAAGAGGTGATTGTTGATGGCAATGCGACCTTCCCCAACACCACCGCCGCGATCGCCGCCACGCACAGCATCTTCAACATCGCGAACGTGTTGCTGTTCTTGCCTTTCGTGCCGATGCTCGTCCGCCTGCTGGAGCGGGTTGTGCCGTCGAAGAATTTCAAAGAGAAGCCGCACCTCACCGACCTCGACGTACGCATGCTCGACACGCCCGCGCTGGCGATCGAGCAGTCCCGCACCGAGTTGGAGCGGATGGGAGACGGGTGCGAGAAGATGCTGCAGTGGCTCGCCACGCTGCGCGAGCAGGACGAGCCGGACAAGCAGCTCGCCAACCGCCTGAAGCGGCGGGAGCAGGTCCTCGACTCGATCCAGGACGAGATCGCCGTCTACATCACGAACCTGTTGTCTGGCAACGTGCCCCACACCGTAGCCGACGAGGCCCGCCGTCAGCTGCGGATGGCGGACGAGTACGAGTCGGTCAGCGACTACATCGCCGACCTCGACAAGTTCGACTACAAGCTCCGCCGCGACGGCCACCGGTTCACCCCCGAGCAGCAGGCGGCGCTCAACAGCCTCAACGGCGAGGTGGTTGAGCACCTGGCCAAGATCAACGTCGCGCTCGAGCACGACAACCGCAACGTGCTGGTGGAGGTGGCCCCGGCCGCCAAACGGATCCGCACCCACATCAAGCAGGTGCGACGCCAGCACCTGGACGACCTTTCTCAGGGCGGCGTGCCTCCGCTGGTGAGTGTGGCGGTGATGGCTTCGCTGAACGCGTACTCACGCATTCTCGACCACACGCACAACATCGCCGAGGCGGTGTCGGGCGAGAAGTAA
- a CDS encoding protein kinase domain-containing protein: MEASDELDLLFGAAAVELGLLTPDHLADAAAMGNGAALRERLEGLGLLTGEDAARTQQEVERRLAAHGGDSSRAVASLPPDMQCLLDGHLTVAPPATSQDGGPGADPFVTCVSGSREASADQPRRFTILRPHQQGGLGLVSIARDSDFNREVALKEILPASADDQHNRRRFVREAEITGALEHPGVVPVYSLGQYEDGRPYYAMRFIHGADLQQAIDAYRLLPPDKKPLRFRQLLGCFVDVCHTIHYAHSRGVLHRDLKPSNIMLGDYGETLVVDWGLAKASGESHSLDDTGSAPAVELSGNSAAEMTAAGRVIGTPIYMSPEQAAGRHDRIGPATDVYCLGATLYQLLTGAPPFDPNNPNVLAAVRSGIFEPPRKRASDAPKALSAICRKAMALEPGDRYPTCGELGLDVERWLADQPVSAYEEPLSARAWRWVRGHRTLVLSGMTAAVVALVALTLGVLLLSSANQKITAAKDQADLNLQEAVAQRQRAEENAELARQAVRDYYVRVSEESLLDQPGMHPLRNDLLRQALDYYQGFLAESGDDQQLQAEAAAAHYYVGKITEVIDGPEQALEHYDQAAQIQQAQLESAAATDQQAIDYALTLNATGRAYQKLQRPDDAFDLYEQAISIRQQLAEEQPDSAERARELASTVMNVGLLFAGYGDREEALARLQHAQSIRAAHADGEAGAGPLLLRDLGIGSLNTALVLLELQRPEEAAAQLRDAIEQFERAAAAEPNNVADLSRLATCRRVLADIHAARDDVPAAIEQYRAATELMTSLVIRNPEAPAYQLDLAGARMNLGMLLRSINLPDEALAELESAVELLDVPPEESPTPRQRRDLGAAQREAGRLQVELGERDKGLATLRASQETLKSLVREHPGQQEFSSELSKTNEALNEAEESEENAPSEKAA; encoded by the coding sequence ATGGAAGCGTCCGACGAGCTCGACCTGCTGTTTGGCGCGGCCGCGGTGGAGCTCGGCCTGCTCACGCCCGACCACCTGGCCGACGCGGCGGCCATGGGCAATGGGGCCGCGCTGCGCGAGCGGCTGGAGGGACTCGGCCTGCTGACGGGCGAAGACGCCGCCAGGACCCAGCAGGAGGTCGAGCGGCGGCTCGCGGCGCACGGCGGCGACTCGTCGCGGGCGGTCGCGTCGCTGCCGCCGGACATGCAGTGCCTGCTCGACGGCCATCTCACGGTCGCCCCGCCCGCCACGAGCCAGGACGGCGGGCCCGGCGCCGACCCGTTTGTGACCTGCGTCTCAGGGTCGCGTGAGGCCTCCGCCGACCAGCCCCGCCGGTTCACCATCCTGCGGCCCCACCAGCAGGGCGGGCTGGGACTGGTTTCGATCGCCCGGGACTCCGACTTCAACCGCGAGGTGGCGCTCAAAGAGATCCTGCCCGCCAGCGCCGACGACCAGCACAACCGGCGGCGGTTTGTCCGCGAGGCGGAGATCACCGGTGCGCTGGAGCACCCGGGCGTGGTGCCGGTGTACTCGCTGGGGCAGTACGAGGACGGCCGCCCCTACTACGCGATGCGGTTCATCCACGGCGCCGACCTGCAGCAGGCGATCGACGCCTACCGCCTGCTACCGCCGGACAAGAAGCCGCTCCGCTTCCGCCAACTGTTGGGCTGCTTTGTCGACGTCTGCCACACGATCCATTACGCGCACAGCCGCGGCGTGCTTCACCGGGACCTGAAGCCGAGCAACATCATGCTGGGCGACTACGGCGAGACGCTGGTCGTCGACTGGGGCCTGGCCAAGGCGTCCGGCGAGAGCCACTCGCTGGACGACACCGGCAGCGCGCCCGCGGTGGAGCTGTCGGGCAACTCGGCCGCCGAGATGACCGCCGCCGGGCGGGTAATCGGCACGCCGATCTACATGAGCCCCGAGCAGGCCGCCGGCCGGCACGACCGCATCGGCCCCGCAACGGACGTCTACTGCCTGGGCGCGACGCTCTACCAGCTACTGACCGGCGCCCCGCCGTTCGACCCCAACAACCCGAACGTGCTGGCCGCGGTCCGGTCCGGCATATTCGAGCCGCCCCGCAAGCGTGCGTCCGATGCGCCCAAGGCGTTGTCCGCCATCTGCCGAAAGGCCATGGCGCTCGAGCCGGGAGACCGCTACCCGACGTGCGGCGAACTGGGCCTGGACGTCGAGCGGTGGCTGGCGGACCAGCCGGTGTCGGCCTACGAAGAGCCCCTATCCGCCCGCGCGTGGCGGTGGGTCCGCGGGCACCGCACGCTGGTGCTCAGCGGCATGACCGCCGCCGTGGTGGCGCTGGTCGCGTTGACGCTCGGCGTTCTGCTGCTGAGCTCCGCCAACCAGAAGATCACCGCCGCCAAGGACCAGGCCGACCTCAACCTGCAGGAGGCGGTCGCCCAGCGCCAGCGCGCCGAGGAGAACGCCGAGCTCGCCCGGCAGGCGGTCCGCGACTACTACGTCCGCGTTAGCGAAGAGTCGCTCCTCGACCAGCCCGGCATGCACCCCCTGCGGAACGACCTGCTGCGACAGGCGCTGGACTACTACCAGGGGTTTCTCGCCGAGAGCGGCGACGACCAGCAGCTCCAGGCCGAGGCCGCCGCGGCGCACTACTATGTCGGCAAGATCACCGAGGTGATCGACGGCCCCGAGCAGGCGCTGGAGCACTACGACCAGGCGGCCCAGATCCAGCAGGCTCAGCTCGAGTCCGCCGCCGCGACCGACCAACAGGCGATCGACTACGCCCTGACACTCAACGCCACTGGCCGCGCGTATCAAAAACTTCAGCGGCCCGACGACGCGTTTGATCTCTATGAGCAGGCGATCTCAATCCGGCAGCAACTCGCGGAGGAGCAACCCGACTCGGCGGAACGCGCCCGCGAGCTCGCCAGCACCGTGATGAACGTCGGACTGCTGTTCGCCGGCTACGGCGACCGCGAGGAGGCGCTCGCCCGCCTGCAGCACGCGCAGTCGATCCGGGCGGCTCACGCCGACGGCGAGGCCGGAGCCGGCCCGCTCCTGCTGCGTGACCTGGGCATCGGCTCATTAAACACGGCCCTGGTGCTGCTGGAGCTACAGCGGCCGGAAGAAGCCGCCGCGCAGCTACGCGATGCGATCGAGCAGTTTGAGCGCGCGGCGGCGGCAGAGCCGAACAACGTGGCCGACCTATCGCGGCTCGCCACGTGCAGGCGGGTGCTAGCCGATATCCACGCCGCCCGCGACGACGTCCCAGCCGCCATCGAGCAGTACCGCGCCGCGACCGAGCTGATGACCAGCCTGGTGATCCGCAACCCCGAGGCCCCCGCCTACCAGCTGGACCTGGCAGGCGCACGGATGAACCTGGGCATGCTGCTGCGGTCCATCAATCTGCCCGACGAGGCGCTCGCGGAGCTGGAGTCCGCGGTCGAGCTGCTCGACGTTCCGCCCGAGGAGTCGCCCACGCCCCGCCAGCGCCGCGACCTGGGCGCCGCGCAGCGTGAGGCGGGCCGCCTGCAGGTCGAGCTGGGCGAGCGCGACAAGGGCCTCGCGACGCTCCGCGCGTCGCAAGAGACGCTCAAGTCTCTTGTCCGCGAGCACCCGGGCCAGCAGGAGTTCAGCAGCGAGCTGTCGAAAACCAACGAGGCGCTCAACGAGGCAGAGGAGTCCGAGGAGAACGCCCCGTCGGAGAAGGCGGCCTAA
- a CDS encoding CAP domain-containing protein: MSSLIRTLCLISLLAAPATAATTSGSRPAGQPAGPAEQIEAAGLTWHTDYYDAYREAVDGGRMLLVNLTSPGTANRQQSVDDSLAADEGLRDQLTQMTLLRAPADTKIDVAGKPQSLARLDGFGELGGGAGFVIIDLKHADAPYFRHAVTVLPYAGGKYYQWSVRGLRTALDLPPGTLTQRSLVWAVRMHPEAPQSTGGQFHPALAAGAKEHASYQARVRQQGHQNFERRFHRLSAAAGSSVTEVCAESWPRQSLMDSVVDCVASWRHSSGHWRGVSRPHRAYGYDIKRGANGIWYATGLFSD, from the coding sequence GTGTCGTCTCTCATTCGAACGCTGTGCCTGATCAGCCTGCTCGCCGCTCCGGCGACCGCCGCGACCACCTCGGGCAGCCGGCCGGCTGGCCAGCCGGCCGGCCCTGCTGAACAAATCGAGGCAGCGGGGCTCACCTGGCACACCGACTACTACGACGCCTACCGCGAAGCGGTCGACGGCGGGCGGATGCTGCTGGTGAACCTCACGTCGCCTGGAACCGCGAACCGGCAGCAGAGCGTCGACGACTCCCTCGCGGCCGACGAAGGCCTGCGCGATCAGCTGACGCAGATGACGCTGCTCCGGGCGCCCGCCGACACGAAGATCGACGTTGCCGGAAAGCCCCAGAGCCTAGCGCGGCTCGACGGCTTCGGCGAATTGGGCGGCGGCGCCGGATTCGTGATCATCGACCTCAAGCACGCCGACGCGCCGTACTTCCGCCACGCGGTCACGGTGCTGCCGTACGCTGGCGGGAAGTACTACCAGTGGAGCGTCCGCGGCCTGCGCACGGCGCTCGACCTCCCGCCCGGCACGCTCACCCAGCGGTCGCTGGTGTGGGCGGTGAGGATGCACCCCGAGGCGCCGCAGAGCACCGGCGGACAGTTCCACCCGGCGCTCGCGGCGGGCGCCAAGGAGCACGCGTCCTACCAGGCGCGTGTCCGTCAGCAGGGGCACCAGAACTTCGAGCGGCGGTTCCACCGCCTGTCCGCGGCCGCTGGCAGCAGCGTGACGGAGGTCTGCGCCGAGAGTTGGCCGCGGCAGTCGCTGATGGATTCGGTCGTCGACTGCGTCGCGTCGTGGCGGCACTCGTCGGGCCACTGGCGCGGCGTGAGCCGGCCGCACCGCGCATACGGCTACGACATCAAGCGTGGCGCGAACGGCATCTGGTACGCCACCGGTTTGTTCAGCGACTGA
- a CDS encoding cupin domain-containing protein has translation MKTKLLLMCVAAAALAYRGFAEDGAEPADRAPDKKFTIDNCVNTFNMEGAIKTDAGYQYWFADKDFLDGRTLKLSVVKPHQATHAPHTHAEDEFFFILEGEAEFHLNGQTKTGGPLTSFYCPPNSHHGLRNIGDTEMKYLVIKKYQR, from the coding sequence ATGAAGACCAAGCTGCTTCTCATGTGTGTCGCAGCGGCCGCTCTGGCGTATCGGGGGTTCGCCGAGGACGGCGCCGAGCCGGCGGACCGGGCGCCCGACAAGAAGTTCACGATCGACAACTGCGTGAACACCTTCAACATGGAGGGCGCCATCAAGACCGACGCCGGCTACCAGTACTGGTTCGCCGACAAGGACTTCCTCGACGGGCGGACACTGAAGCTGAGCGTTGTGAAGCCCCACCAGGCGACCCATGCGCCCCACACGCACGCCGAAGACGAGTTCTTCTTCATCCTCGAGGGCGAGGCCGAGTTCCACCTGAACGGCCAGACCAAGACCGGCGGCCCGCTGACCAGCTTCTACTGCCCGCCCAACTCGCACCACGGCCTGCGCAACATCGGCGACACCGAGATGAAGTACCTGGTGATCAAGAAGTACCAGCGTTGA
- a CDS encoding glycoside hydrolase family 88 protein: MISVDDGLTPQDLLPAIDKMWAASADRLDRIEGRWQVGAPSPVFTIKGEYQAQGWTDWTQGFQYGSLILQYDATGDARYLELGRQRTADCMAPHVTHAGVHDHGFNNISTYGALLRLANEGRHDASEWERRFYEMAIKASGSVQALRWSTTKSGDGYIYSFNGPQSLFVDTIRSCRALAVAHQLGHKLMGERDEPICLLERIVKHARATAQYNIWYGEDRDTYDLLGRTAHESLFNVNNGDYRCPSTQQGYSPFSTWTRGLSWAMVGYPEQLEWLATRPDSELEPLGGRAEVEGVFLKAARATCDFFIQHTPVCGVPYWDTGAPGLAAMGDYLDRPADPYNDHEPVDSSAAAIGVQGLIRLANLLDARGETADAQRYRQAGLTSLRTLLDGPYLSTGSNHEGLLLHSIYHRPNGWDYQAPGQGVPNGEACMWGDYHLREAALLVQRLAKNEPYYTFFGPTE; this comes from the coding sequence ATGATTAGCGTTGACGACGGACTTACCCCGCAGGACCTGCTGCCCGCGATCGACAAGATGTGGGCCGCCTCGGCCGACCGGCTGGACCGCATCGAGGGCCGCTGGCAGGTGGGCGCGCCGTCGCCCGTGTTCACGATCAAGGGCGAGTACCAGGCGCAGGGCTGGACCGACTGGACGCAGGGCTTCCAGTATGGGTCGCTGATCCTGCAGTACGACGCCACCGGCGACGCGCGGTACCTGGAGCTCGGCCGCCAGCGGACCGCCGACTGCATGGCGCCGCACGTCACCCACGCCGGCGTGCACGACCACGGCTTCAACAACATCAGCACCTACGGCGCCCTGCTCCGCCTGGCGAACGAGGGCCGCCACGACGCTTCCGAGTGGGAACGCCGCTTCTACGAGATGGCGATCAAGGCGAGCGGCTCGGTCCAGGCGCTCCGCTGGTCCACCACCAAGAGCGGCGACGGCTACATCTATTCTTTCAACGGGCCGCAGTCGCTGTTTGTCGACACCATCCGCTCGTGCCGCGCGCTGGCGGTGGCCCACCAGCTGGGCCACAAGCTGATGGGCGAGCGCGACGAGCCGATCTGCCTGCTCGAGCGGATCGTCAAGCACGCCCGCGCCACCGCCCAGTACAACATCTGGTACGGCGAGGACCGCGACACGTACGACCTGCTGGGCCGCACGGCGCACGAGTCGCTGTTTAACGTCAACAACGGCGACTACCGCTGCCCCTCCACGCAGCAGGGGTACTCGCCGTTTTCCACGTGGACCCGCGGGCTGTCGTGGGCCATGGTGGGCTACCCGGAGCAGCTGGAGTGGCTCGCCACCCGGCCCGACTCCGAGCTGGAGCCGCTGGGCGGTCGCGCCGAGGTTGAGGGCGTGTTCCTCAAGGCCGCCCGTGCTACCTGCGATTTCTTCATCCAGCACACGCCCGTGTGCGGCGTGCCCTACTGGGATACGGGAGCGCCGGGCCTGGCCGCGATGGGCGACTACCTCGACCGGCCGGCCGACCCGTACAACGACCACGAACCGGTCGACAGCTCGGCAGCGGCGATCGGCGTGCAGGGGCTGATCCGGCTGGCCAATCTGCTCGACGCCCGCGGCGAGACGGCCGACGCCCAGCGCTACCGCCAGGCGGGCCTTACCTCGCTGCGGACGCTGCTCGACGGGCCCTACCTGAGCACCGGCAGCAACCACGAGGGCCTGCTGCTGCACTCCATCTACCACCGCCCGAACGGCTGGGACTACCAGGCGCCGGGCCAGGGCGTGCCCAACGGCGAGGCCTGCATGTGGGGCGACTACCACCTCCGCGAGGCCGCGCTGCTGGTCCAACGCCTGGCCAAGAACGAGCCGTACTACACCTTCTTCGGCCCGACGGAGTAG
- a CDS encoding glycosyltransferase family 2 protein, translating into MHVSVILSTYNQPLWLTKSLVGFANQSRLPDEIVIADDGSGEETRRVIERFRANSPLNLRHVRHADRGFRKTRILNLAIDAAEGDYLIFSDGDCIPRPDYVEAHARLATAGAFLSGGLVRLSLAGSELIDEPLIRSGRCFRPDWVARVGGVPLRRILKVSAPRALADTLNRMTRVLPHWSGSNASCWRRDAVEVGGFDERMQYWREDFEFGQRLKNLGVRPLQIRYSAVTLHLDHDRGYVDPEIMRINEAILEDTRASRKVRTEYGLGHAA; encoded by the coding sequence ATGCATGTCAGCGTCATCCTCAGCACGTACAACCAGCCGCTCTGGCTGACGAAGTCGCTGGTCGGGTTCGCCAACCAGAGCCGCCTTCCCGATGAGATCGTCATCGCCGACGACGGCTCCGGGGAAGAGACCCGCCGCGTCATCGAGCGGTTCCGGGCGAACTCGCCGCTGAACCTCCGCCACGTCCGCCACGCGGATCGAGGCTTCCGCAAGACGCGGATCCTCAACCTGGCGATCGACGCGGCGGAGGGCGACTACCTCATCTTCTCTGACGGCGACTGCATCCCCCGGCCGGACTACGTCGAAGCGCACGCCCGACTTGCCACGGCCGGCGCGTTCCTCTCGGGGGGCCTGGTGCGGCTATCGTTGGCCGGCAGCGAACTCATCGACGAGCCGCTGATCCGCAGCGGCCGTTGCTTCCGGCCCGACTGGGTCGCCCGCGTGGGCGGGGTGCCGCTACGCCGCATCCTGAAGGTGTCAGCCCCGCGCGCCTTGGCCGATACGCTCAACCGGATGACGCGCGTGCTGCCCCACTGGAGCGGTTCGAACGCGTCGTGCTGGCGCCGCGACGCCGTTGAGGTGGGCGGCTTCGACGAACGCATGCAGTACTGGCGCGAGGACTTCGAGTTCGGCCAACGCCTGAAGAACCTGGGCGTCAGGCCGCTGCAGATCCGCTACTCGGCAGTGACGCTGCACCTGGACCACGACCGGGGCTACGTCGACCCCGAGATCATGCGCATCAACGAGGCGATCCTCGAAGACACCCGGGCCTCGCGCAAGGTCCGCACCGAGTACGGCCTGGGCCACGCCGCGTAG
- a CDS encoding 50S ribosomal protein L11 methyltransferase, giving the protein MRLSSVIKNHATPRAILRRWAVAQAGKRVQAGPFRGMHYIDQAFGSAYVPKVLGTYERELYPVLEEVLSADYDTLIDVGVAEGYFAVGMAGRSQARVVGYECDAAATAMAKELARLNNVENQIEMRGECTPAELEGLIASSAKPFLLCDVDGYETELLDPRRVGSLTRCAMLVELHEFARPGVTAEFLRRFGATHDIEILWQSPRTAADFPFEGVLTRLLPSRYRRHMVDELRPSEQSWLWMTPKAPQAAAA; this is encoded by the coding sequence GTGCGTCTCTCCTCTGTCATCAAGAACCACGCCACGCCCAGGGCGATCCTGCGGCGGTGGGCGGTCGCGCAGGCGGGCAAGCGGGTGCAGGCCGGGCCGTTCCGCGGCATGCACTACATCGACCAGGCGTTCGGCAGCGCCTACGTGCCCAAGGTGCTGGGGACCTACGAGCGCGAGCTCTACCCCGTGCTGGAGGAGGTGCTTTCCGCCGACTACGACACGCTGATCGACGTCGGCGTGGCCGAGGGGTACTTTGCCGTCGGGATGGCCGGACGCAGCCAGGCCCGTGTGGTGGGCTACGAGTGCGACGCGGCCGCCACCGCGATGGCGAAGGAGCTCGCCCGGCTCAACAACGTCGAGAACCAGATCGAGATGCGCGGCGAGTGCACCCCCGCCGAGCTGGAGGGGCTGATCGCGTCGTCAGCCAAGCCGTTCCTGCTGTGCGACGTCGACGGCTACGAGACCGAGCTGCTCGACCCGCGGCGTGTCGGCTCGCTGACCCGCTGCGCGATGCTGGTGGAGCTTCACGAGTTCGCACGCCCCGGCGTGACGGCCGAGTTTCTCCGCCGCTTCGGCGCCACGCACGATATCGAGATCCTGTGGCAGTCGCCCCGCACCGCCGCGGACTTCCCGTTCGAGGGCGTGCTGACGCGGCTGCTGCCATCGCGGTACCGCCGGCACATGGTCGACGAGCTGCGCCCGTCTGAACAATCGTGGCTGTGGATGACGCCCAAGGCGCCCCAAGCCGCCGCCGCCTAG
- a CDS encoding antibiotic biosynthesis monooxygenase family protein gives MITVGMNYHVIPGKQAEFEEKFAGVIDALKAAEGHDSSSLWKDVADDASYLITSEWSSEQAFVDFIHSQSFKDVTSWGREQILSGRPQHKIYKH, from the coding sequence ATGATTACTGTCGGCATGAACTATCACGTGATCCCCGGCAAGCAGGCCGAGTTCGAGGAGAAGTTTGCCGGCGTGATCGATGCGCTCAAGGCCGCCGAGGGGCACGACAGCTCGTCGCTGTGGAAGGATGTCGCAGACGACGCCTCGTACCTGATCACCAGCGAGTGGTCCAGCGAGCAGGCGTTCGTCGACTTCATCCACAGCCAGTCGTTCAAGGACGTCACGTCCTGGGGCAGGGAGCAGATCCTGTCGGGCCGCCCGCAGCACAAGATCTATAAGCACTAG